A part of Melittangium boletus DSM 14713 genomic DNA contains:
- a CDS encoding alpha/beta fold hydrolase — METLLSTDGTPIAFTREGSGPSLVLVHGTNNDHSVWTPVLPALRKRFTVYAMDRRGRGRSGDGGAYAIEREFEDVATLVDAVPGPVLLVGHSFGAFCSLEAALLARNLGKLVLYEPPLVAVSEVTSPEIIGRIDELVRTQQRELALEVFLREVARTPESQLKLLRALPAWSAWSAVAHTLPREIRAVEGYALVGSRFSRLDIPVLLLLGGDSPPFFASVIDSLRQALPRSRVAVMPQQRHLAMITAPALFVRELLAHADSTWE; from the coding sequence ATGGAGACCCTTCTTTCAACCGATGGAACTCCGATTGCCTTCACCCGGGAAGGCAGCGGACCTTCACTGGTGCTTGTTCATGGCACCAACAACGATCATTCCGTCTGGACGCCCGTGCTGCCCGCGTTGCGCAAGCGCTTCACGGTGTACGCGATGGATCGCCGGGGGCGGGGGCGCAGTGGCGATGGCGGGGCCTATGCGATCGAGCGCGAGTTCGAGGATGTCGCCACCCTGGTGGACGCGGTGCCGGGTCCGGTCCTGCTCGTCGGTCACTCCTTTGGTGCCTTCTGCTCGCTCGAGGCGGCGCTGCTCGCGCGCAACCTCGGCAAGCTCGTGCTCTATGAGCCGCCCCTCGTCGCGGTGAGTGAGGTCACGTCACCGGAGATCATCGGACGCATCGATGAGCTGGTGCGCACGCAACAGCGGGAGCTGGCGCTGGAGGTGTTCCTCCGGGAGGTCGCCCGGACGCCAGAGTCTCAATTGAAGCTGCTGCGCGCGCTCCCCGCGTGGTCCGCCTGGAGCGCCGTGGCGCATACGCTGCCGCGGGAGATCCGGGCCGTGGAGGGCTATGCCCTGGTGGGTTCGCGCTTCTCCCGGCTGGACATTCCCGTGCTGCTGCTGCTCGGGGGAGACAGTCCGCCGTTCTTCGCCTCGGTGATCGACTCGCTGCGCCAGGCGCTTCCCCGGAGCCGGGTGGCCGTCATGCCCCAGCAGAGACATCTCGCGATGATCACCGCCCCCGCGTTGTTCGTGCGGGAGCTCCTGGCCCACGCGGATTCCACGTGGGAGTAG
- a CDS encoding acyl-CoA dehydrogenase family protein, translating to MPDWIETVDPLLTDEQAHLRKKAVEFARRALRTDMVTQDRHAHFDAEGWKQCAGFGLFTLPVAPEHGGLGLSLSSVIAVMEGLGYAASDQGLLFSLNAHLWTTVLPLARFGTEAQRRRFLPGLLDGSRIGANATTEAEAGSDVAAMHTRVERQGEEYVLNGSKLFITNAPVADVFVVYATLGREMGAMGVTAFLVEKDTPGLVIGRPTDKMGLKTSPMAELSLEDCRIPVGNRLGREGRGLEVFGHAMEWERGCILANCLGALQRQLERCIDHARQRKQFGQAIGKFQSVANLIVGMKVRLDTCRPLVYRVGWLKDRGLPAALEASLAKLHVSESYVQSCLDAIQVFGGYGYMTEQQVERDLRDAVGSTLYSGTSEIQKNLIARGLGL from the coding sequence ATGCCGGACTGGATTGAAACGGTGGACCCCCTTCTGACGGACGAACAGGCCCACCTCCGGAAGAAGGCGGTGGAGTTCGCCCGCCGGGCCCTGCGCACCGACATGGTCACCCAGGATCGCCACGCCCACTTCGACGCCGAGGGCTGGAAGCAGTGCGCCGGATTCGGGCTGTTCACCCTGCCCGTGGCCCCGGAGCACGGGGGGCTGGGCCTGTCCCTGTCGAGCGTCATCGCGGTGATGGAAGGACTGGGTTACGCGGCGTCCGACCAGGGCCTGTTGTTCTCCCTCAACGCCCACCTGTGGACGACCGTCCTGCCCCTGGCCCGCTTCGGCACGGAGGCGCAGCGGCGCCGGTTCCTGCCAGGACTGCTGGACGGCTCCCGGATTGGCGCCAACGCGACGACCGAAGCGGAGGCGGGCTCGGACGTGGCCGCCATGCACACACGCGTGGAGCGCCAGGGCGAGGAGTACGTGCTGAACGGCTCGAAGCTGTTCATCACGAACGCGCCCGTGGCGGACGTGTTCGTCGTCTACGCGACGCTGGGCCGGGAGATGGGCGCCATGGGCGTCACCGCCTTCCTGGTCGAGAAGGACACGCCCGGGCTCGTGATTGGCCGGCCCACGGACAAGATGGGGCTGAAAACATCCCCCATGGCCGAGCTGAGCCTCGAGGACTGCCGGATTCCCGTGGGCAACAGATTGGGCCGCGAGGGCCGCGGCCTGGAGGTCTTCGGCCACGCGATGGAGTGGGAGCGCGGATGCATCCTGGCCAACTGCCTGGGCGCCTTGCAGCGGCAGCTCGAGCGCTGCATCGACCATGCGCGCCAGCGCAAGCAATTCGGCCAGGCCATCGGCAAGTTCCAGTCCGTGGCCAACCTCATCGTCGGCATGAAGGTCCGCCTCGACACGTGCCGGCCGCTCGTCTACCGCGTGGGCTGGTTGAAGGATCGCGGGCTGCCCGCGGCGCTCGAGGCCTCGCTGGCCAAGCTCCACGTGTCCGAGTCCTACGTCCAGTCCTGCCTCGACGCGATCCAGGTGTTCGGGGGTTATGGCTACATGACAGAGCAGCAGGTCGAGCGGGACCTGCGGGATGCCGTCGGCAGTACCCTGTATTCCGGCACCTCCGAGATCCAGAAGAACCTCATCGCGAGGGGACTCGGTCTCTAG
- a CDS encoding FAD-binding protein — protein MPHSPRLPAFEPHTRTWYVSTEDAPATAVPVPSFEGDFVLDAPSRREMAEDFGHIVHRTPAAVLRPASAEDIVKLVRFANAHGLQVSMRGQAHSAFGQAQVEGGVVIDSRSLHRIHAISATQGAVVDAGVRWSELLGASLAHGLTPPVLTGFLELSVGGTLCVGGVGGATHRYGFQADNVLALEVVTGQGERIECSATEHPELFHSVLGGLGQFALITRATLRLHAAPTTSRTYQLTYSDSQRWIEALGLAAEDERFDSLKGKVVPGPGGTLSYLLIASKDFTPPQSPDDRELLRGLNPDASVAPIIADEPYFDWMNQLAPAVARLEKSGAWSQPHPWFDVFLPASQTRAFVDEALARLPLEDIAQAFVLLYPVKRERLGCAFIQVPTEQRLFLFDILPLASPTPATAKRRVEDNQRLHARAIGLGGKKYTIAAIPFTPADWREYFGPDWSLFEQRKARFDPRRVLTPGQGIFA, from the coding sequence ATGCCGCACTCCCCTCGTCTCCCCGCGTTCGAGCCGCACACCCGCACCTGGTACGTGTCCACCGAGGACGCTCCTGCGACGGCCGTGCCCGTTCCCTCCTTCGAGGGGGACTTCGTCCTGGACGCGCCCTCCCGGCGCGAGATGGCCGAGGACTTCGGGCACATCGTGCATCGCACGCCAGCGGCGGTGCTCCGGCCCGCGTCGGCCGAGGACATCGTGAAGCTCGTGCGCTTCGCCAACGCGCACGGCCTCCAGGTGTCCATGCGCGGCCAGGCGCATTCGGCCTTCGGCCAGGCCCAGGTGGAAGGCGGCGTGGTCATCGACTCGCGTTCGCTCCACCGGATCCACGCCATTTCCGCCACCCAGGGCGCCGTGGTCGACGCGGGGGTGCGCTGGAGCGAGCTGCTCGGGGCCTCGCTCGCGCACGGGCTCACGCCCCCGGTGCTCACGGGCTTCCTGGAGCTCTCCGTGGGCGGCACGCTCTGCGTCGGCGGCGTCGGAGGGGCGACGCACCGCTACGGTTTCCAGGCGGACAACGTGCTCGCCCTGGAGGTGGTGACGGGACAGGGAGAGCGCATCGAGTGCTCCGCCACCGAGCACCCGGAGCTGTTCCATTCCGTGCTCGGGGGGCTCGGGCAGTTCGCCCTCATCACGCGCGCCACCCTTCGCCTTCACGCCGCGCCGACGACCTCGCGCACCTACCAGCTCACCTATTCGGACTCCCAGCGGTGGATCGAGGCCCTGGGGCTCGCGGCGGAAGACGAGCGCTTCGACTCGCTCAAGGGCAAGGTCGTCCCGGGGCCTGGGGGCACGTTGAGCTATCTGCTCATCGCGTCCAAGGACTTCACGCCGCCCCAGTCCCCGGATGACCGGGAGTTGTTGAGGGGATTGAACCCCGATGCCTCCGTGGCGCCGATCATCGCCGACGAGCCGTATTTCGACTGGATGAACCAGCTCGCGCCGGCCGTCGCGCGGTTGGAGAAGAGCGGCGCCTGGAGCCAGCCCCACCCCTGGTTCGACGTGTTCCTGCCCGCCAGCCAGACGCGGGCGTTCGTCGATGAGGCCCTCGCGCGCCTGCCCCTGGAGGACATCGCCCAGGCCTTCGTGCTGCTCTACCCGGTGAAGCGCGAGCGCCTGGGGTGCGCCTTCATCCAGGTGCCCACCGAGCAGCGCCTCTTCCTGTTCGACATCCTGCCCCTGGCCTCCCCCACTCCCGCGACCGCGAAGCGCAGGGTGGAGGACAACCAACGCCTCCATGCGCGGGCGATCGGGCTCGGAGGCAAGAAGTACACGATCGCCGCCATCCCCTTCACGCCGGCGGACTGGCGGGAATACTTCGGTCCGGACTGGTCCTTGTTCGAGCAGCGCAAGGCCCGGTTCGACCCGCGCCGTGTCCTGACGCCCGGCCAGGGCATCTTCGCGTGA
- a CDS encoding acyl carrier protein — translation MSAREKIRQRILTNYLVGESPENLTDDTPLLGYGVLNSMSTLDLVNYIETEFLFEVAPQEVNDTNFGTVASLVAFVQRRAS, via the coding sequence ATGAGCGCTCGAGAGAAGATCCGTCAGCGGATCCTGACCAACTACCTCGTGGGTGAATCCCCCGAGAATCTGACCGATGACACGCCGCTGCTGGGCTACGGCGTCTTGAACTCCATGTCCACCCTGGACCTCGTCAACTACATCGAGACCGAGTTCCTGTTCGAGGTGGCCCCCCAGGAAGTCAACGACACCAACTTCGGCACGGTGGCCAGCCTCGTGGCCTTCGTCCAGCGCCGCGCCTCGTAA
- a CDS encoding extracellular solute-binding protein, with the protein MNRRPSVSLLLLLCLFRWASSAHAAEVVVWHGYRASERTALEKVTAAFNAAQGGAGVRVKLLAIPSDAFTDKISATLSRGVGPDVFVFPQDRLGGWVEGGGLLEPLDFFLEPSIRERYVPGTLEAMTYRGTVYALPLNFKSITLLYNKKLLSKPPRTTGELRTACKALHTSPAGKGGVCLAYPYTDFYYHAALMQAFGGRVFDPGPKVRLDAPENVKSLDFLLKWTAEKGMLPAEPSTALVTSLFNEGKAAIVFSGPWFIGEIAQGVDYGLAPLPTVDEAGGKPMRPWLTVEGVAISSHSANKDAAYAFLRYLTGPEGARVMALQGRQNPALAQVYEDPAVAQDPVLSAIREQARTSVPMPNLPEMTMVWGPATSAMNAVAHRLATPKAALDDAQRIVQKEVTALRRGAQDKPVPQNRGESP; encoded by the coding sequence ATGAATCGCCGTCCATCCGTTTCCCTGCTGCTCCTGCTGTGTTTGTTCCGCTGGGCCTCGAGCGCCCACGCCGCCGAGGTGGTGGTGTGGCATGGCTACCGGGCCTCCGAGCGCACCGCCCTGGAGAAGGTCACCGCCGCGTTCAACGCCGCCCAGGGTGGGGCCGGCGTGCGCGTGAAGCTGCTGGCCATCCCCTCGGATGCCTTCACCGACAAGATCTCCGCCACCCTGTCTCGCGGCGTGGGGCCGGATGTCTTCGTCTTCCCGCAGGACCGGCTCGGCGGTTGGGTGGAGGGTGGCGGTCTGCTCGAACCGCTCGACTTCTTCCTGGAGCCCTCCATCCGCGAGCGTTACGTGCCCGGCACCCTGGAGGCGATGACCTACCGGGGCACCGTCTATGCCCTGCCCCTGAACTTCAAGTCCATCACCCTGCTCTACAACAAGAAGCTCCTGTCCAAACCCCCACGCACCACCGGGGAGCTGCGCACCGCCTGCAAGGCCTTGCACACCAGCCCCGCGGGCAAGGGCGGCGTGTGCCTCGCCTATCCATACACGGACTTCTATTATCATGCGGCCTTGATGCAGGCCTTTGGTGGACGCGTGTTCGACCCGGGACCCAAGGTGCGCCTGGACGCGCCGGAGAACGTCAAGTCGCTCGACTTCCTCCTCAAGTGGACGGCCGAGAAGGGCATGCTGCCCGCCGAGCCCTCCACCGCGCTCGTCACGTCGCTCTTCAACGAGGGCAAGGCGGCCATCGTCTTCTCCGGCCCCTGGTTCATCGGGGAGATCGCCCAGGGAGTCGACTACGGGCTCGCGCCGCTGCCCACCGTGGACGAGGCGGGCGGCAAGCCCATGCGGCCCTGGCTCACCGTGGAGGGCGTGGCCATCTCCTCGCACTCGGCGAACAAGGACGCCGCCTACGCCTTCCTGCGCTACCTCACCGGGCCCGAGGGCGCCCGCGTCATGGCGCTCCAGGGCCGGCAGAACCCCGCGCTCGCCCAGGTGTACGAGGACCCCGCCGTGGCCCAGGATCCCGTGTTGTCCGCCATCCGCGAGCAGGCCAGGACGTCCGTGCCCATGCCCAACCTGCCGGAGATGACCATGGTCTGGGGTCCCGCGACCTCGGCCATGAACGCCGTGGCGCACCGGCTCGCCACGCCCAAGGCCGCGCTGGATGACGCCCAGCGCATCGTCCAGAAAGAAGTGACGGCGCTGCGACGAGGCGCCCAGGACAAGCCCGTCCCCCAAAACCGAGGAGAATCCCCATGA
- a CDS encoding LysE family translocator, giving the protein MTITQSLLTFLLAAGVLTITPGVDTVMVLRTSTLEGPRHAAFAALGIGLGCLLWGAAVALGLGALLAASELAFTLLKWAGAAYLVWLGVGLIRAPRSSLALPGADGTATARRGGMDWLRKGLFTNLLNPKVGVFYITLLPQFVPGGVPVAGYTFLLAVIHVGLGLLWGLLLIGASVPLSRTLSRPSVIKAMDRMTGFMFIAFGARLALARR; this is encoded by the coding sequence ATGACGATCACCCAGTCCCTGCTGACGTTCCTGCTCGCCGCGGGCGTGCTGACGATCACCCCTGGCGTCGATACGGTGATGGTGCTTCGCACCTCGACCCTCGAGGGTCCCCGGCACGCGGCGTTCGCGGCCTTGGGGATTGGTCTCGGATGCCTCCTCTGGGGCGCGGCGGTGGCGCTCGGGCTCGGCGCCCTGTTGGCCGCCTCGGAGCTCGCCTTCACCCTGCTCAAGTGGGCCGGTGCCGCCTACCTCGTCTGGCTGGGCGTGGGGTTGATCCGCGCGCCCCGCTCCTCCCTCGCGCTGCCGGGCGCGGACGGCACGGCCACCGCCCGGAGGGGAGGGATGGACTGGCTGCGAAAGGGGTTGTTCACCAACCTCCTGAACCCGAAGGTCGGCGTGTTCTACATCACGCTCCTGCCGCAGTTCGTGCCCGGTGGCGTTCCCGTCGCGGGCTACACCTTCCTCCTGGCCGTCATCCACGTGGGGCTGGGTCTGCTCTGGGGGTTGTTGTTGATCGGCGCGTCGGTGCCGCTCAGCCGGACGCTCAGCCGCCCCTCGGTCATCAAGGCCATGGATCGGATGACCGGGTTCATGTTCATCGCGTTCGGGGCCCGGCTCGCGTTGGCGCGGCGCTGA
- a CDS encoding class I SAM-dependent methyltransferase, producing the protein MNEEISEDVWEYSGWGFDRLSAQSRLFEPLTERFLLEAGVRPGMRVLDVGAGQGDVSLLAARIVGPQGRVVAMDRSESCVWTIRCRAMELGLSHVHALQGDFTEERFNVPFDAIVGRFALMNTPEVSAVIWRLAAHLGARGIIAFQELDFGGARTIPASPTFDRAMSWVTRTLAKVGVHTRLGLELRRHFLDAGLPDPSLRIEENIGGGPGYPGYMLLGEVLQSLLPTMKRLGVARPEEVDVTTLVQLLHDEVGAYGGVMVLPSLVSAWTTLP; encoded by the coding sequence ATGAACGAGGAAATCAGCGAGGACGTGTGGGAGTACTCCGGATGGGGGTTTGATCGGCTGAGCGCACAATCGCGGCTCTTCGAGCCCCTCACCGAGCGTTTCCTGCTCGAGGCGGGCGTGCGTCCGGGCATGAGGGTGCTCGACGTGGGCGCGGGCCAGGGAGATGTCTCCCTCCTCGCCGCGCGCATCGTTGGACCGCAGGGCCGCGTGGTGGCGATGGACCGCTCCGAGTCGTGCGTCTGGACCATCCGCTGCCGGGCCATGGAGTTGGGGCTCTCGCACGTGCACGCGTTGCAGGGGGATTTCACCGAGGAGCGCTTCAACGTGCCGTTCGACGCCATCGTCGGGCGGTTCGCGTTGATGAACACCCCCGAGGTGTCGGCGGTGATCTGGCGGCTCGCCGCGCACCTGGGGGCCCGGGGCATCATCGCGTTCCAGGAGCTGGACTTCGGCGGCGCCCGGACCATTCCCGCCTCCCCCACCTTCGATCGCGCCATGTCCTGGGTGACGCGCACGCTCGCCAAGGTCGGCGTCCACACCCGGCTGGGGCTCGAGTTGCGGCGGCACTTCCTGGACGCGGGCCTGCCGGATCCCTCGCTGCGCATCGAGGAGAACATCGGCGGAGGACCCGGCTACCCGGGCTACATGCTCCTGGGCGAGGTCCTCCAGAGCCTGCTGCCCACGATGAAGCGGCTGGGCGTGGCGCGACCCGAGGAGGTCGATGTGACGACGCTCGTGCAGCTGCTCCACGACGAGGTGGGCGCCTACGGGGGCGTGATGGTCCTCCCCTCGCTGGTGAGCGCGTGGACGACCCTCCCCTGA
- a CDS encoding tryptophan dimethylallyltransferase family protein → MRVLSSSSSSSSSLGERIGAQARALCGAAGFSTRAREVDEVLQEMCASWSSRGEEQRPRWSSLTDDCSPIESSVVLAPRPVEVRFCVEAQADPASPASYWEAAQRLNQRLEARFGAHLERLRQLEDLFSPQHRALPMVMWHAVMFGAEGPPSFKIYLWAGARGINQASASCARMLERLGCTRAWERIQALLRPRDVIAFVGLDLQAGEEARVKVYVNHPAPLSAEEYERAASLSPDSIPGDAATFLRILRGDEASAGEPPKTTFHASRQVMTSYRIVPGKAGDIDSVALQFPHALGSPEGALAPERTRSLLREHGLPTEDYERCLSVFSPLANSYISFQRARGRPVITPYFTSRLFAERFGLLTRDWDTLRSWHFPPRATQEDVHG, encoded by the coding sequence ATGCGGGTTCTCTCCTCCTCTTCTTCCTCCTCCTCGTCCCTCGGTGAGCGGATTGGCGCTCAAGCCCGGGCGCTGTGTGGGGCGGCCGGATTCTCCACACGAGCCCGGGAGGTCGACGAAGTCCTCCAGGAGATGTGTGCCTCCTGGTCCTCCCGTGGCGAGGAGCAACGTCCCCGGTGGAGCAGCCTGACGGATGACTGCAGTCCCATCGAGTCCTCCGTCGTGCTCGCGCCCAGGCCGGTGGAAGTGCGCTTCTGCGTGGAGGCCCAGGCGGATCCCGCCTCGCCCGCCAGCTATTGGGAGGCCGCGCAACGCCTCAATCAACGCCTGGAAGCGCGGTTCGGCGCTCACCTGGAGCGGCTGCGCCAACTCGAGGATCTGTTCAGCCCCCAGCATCGCGCCCTGCCCATGGTGATGTGGCACGCGGTCATGTTCGGTGCCGAGGGGCCGCCGTCCTTCAAGATCTACCTGTGGGCCGGAGCACGCGGCATCAACCAGGCGTCCGCGTCCTGCGCGCGGATGCTGGAGCGATTGGGCTGTACCCGCGCCTGGGAGCGCATCCAGGCGCTCTTGCGGCCCCGGGACGTGATTGCCTTTGTCGGCTTGGACCTGCAGGCGGGCGAGGAGGCCCGGGTCAAGGTCTACGTCAACCACCCCGCGCCCCTCTCGGCGGAGGAGTACGAGCGGGCCGCGAGCCTGTCTCCCGACTCCATTCCCGGCGACGCGGCCACCTTCCTGCGCATCCTGCGGGGCGACGAGGCGTCGGCGGGCGAGCCCCCGAAAACCACGTTCCACGCGAGCCGCCAGGTGATGACGTCCTATCGGATCGTGCCCGGCAAGGCGGGGGACATCGACTCCGTCGCGCTCCAGTTTCCCCATGCCCTGGGCTCGCCCGAGGGCGCGCTGGCACCCGAGCGGACGCGGAGCCTGTTGCGCGAGCATGGACTGCCCACGGAGGACTATGAGCGATGCCTCTCGGTGTTCTCCCCGCTGGCCAACAGCTACATCAGCTTCCAGCGAGCGCGGGGCCGCCCCGTGATCACGCCGTATTTCACCAGCCGCTTGTTCGCCGAGCGCTTTGGCTTGTTGACCCGGGACTGGGACACCCTCCGCTCCTGGCATTTCCCACCTCGCGCGACGCAGGAGGATGTCCATGGCTGA
- a CDS encoding EF-hand domain-containing protein produces MQPSIHEQKIQHLFRSFDVDGSGYIDKADLDAMADRVAKEERCAQDAKKCEKLKASFQSFWQSMSTLDKDRDGRVTQKEFVDYFAQLQKDPKANASQVVSSISNILFTCADHNGSGTISSDEFEGLCKAYGITNGDVKKAFSKHARSDPSKLSRTEWDALVKEMFYSTDPNCAGSMLLMGVQPARA; encoded by the coding sequence ATGCAGCCCAGCATTCACGAGCAGAAGATCCAGCACCTCTTCCGGTCCTTCGATGTCGATGGCAGCGGCTACATCGACAAGGCCGACCTCGATGCCATGGCGGATCGTGTCGCCAAGGAGGAGCGCTGCGCCCAGGACGCGAAGAAGTGCGAGAAGCTCAAGGCGAGCTTCCAGAGCTTCTGGCAGTCGATGAGCACCCTGGACAAGGACCGTGATGGACGGGTCACCCAGAAGGAGTTCGTCGACTACTTCGCTCAACTCCAGAAGGATCCCAAGGCCAATGCCTCTCAGGTCGTGAGCTCCATCTCGAACATCCTCTTCACGTGCGCCGATCACAATGGCAGCGGCACCATCTCGTCCGACGAGTTCGAGGGCCTTTGTAAGGCCTACGGGATCACCAACGGGGACGTCAAGAAGGCGTTCAGCAAGCACGCCCGCAGCGATCCGAGCAAGCTGAGCCGGACCGAGTGGGACGCCCTGGTCAAGGAAATGTTCTACAGCACCGACCCCAACTGCGCGGGCAGCATGCTGCTGATGGGCGTCCAGCCCGCCAGGGCGTAG
- a CDS encoding class I SAM-dependent methyltransferase — MAETRHDYVLGHSEREFERLNVQARLFEPFTERFLREAGLRPGMRVLDVGAGHGHVSVLAARLVGAEGSVVALDQSEAAVSTIERWAAARGLSHVHAVQGDLGQTRFDTPFDAVIGRFVLMYNPDVTGVLRHLATHLRPGGLLAFQEFDFEGARALPESPTFTRAMTWMTDTLTRVGGHTRLGLELRRYFLDAGLPSPSLRLEASTGGDSDYLGYPLIAEVLQSMLPTMERLGVASEREVEAATLSQRMHAEVGARGGVIVLPSLMGAWATTPP, encoded by the coding sequence ATGGCTGAGACGCGCCACGACTATGTGCTGGGCCACTCCGAGCGGGAGTTCGAACGGCTGAACGTGCAAGCCCGTCTCTTCGAGCCCTTCACCGAGCGATTCCTGCGCGAAGCGGGGCTGCGGCCCGGCATGAGGGTGCTCGACGTGGGCGCGGGCCATGGCCACGTCTCCGTGCTCGCCGCGCGCCTCGTGGGTGCCGAGGGCTCCGTGGTCGCGCTCGACCAGTCCGAGGCCGCGGTCTCCACGATCGAGCGCTGGGCCGCGGCGCGCGGACTGAGCCACGTGCACGCGGTCCAAGGAGACCTGGGCCAGACGCGCTTCGACACGCCGTTCGACGCGGTCATTGGCCGGTTCGTCCTGATGTACAACCCGGATGTCACGGGTGTGCTCCGGCACCTCGCGACGCACCTGCGGCCCGGGGGGCTGCTGGCCTTCCAGGAGTTCGACTTCGAGGGAGCCCGCGCACTGCCAGAGTCCCCCACCTTCACTCGCGCCATGACCTGGATGACGGACACGCTCACCCGGGTGGGAGGCCATACCCGGCTGGGGCTCGAGTTGCGGCGGTACTTCCTGGACGCGGGCCTGCCCTCCCCGTCCCTTCGGCTCGAGGCGAGCACGGGCGGCGATTCCGACTACCTGGGCTATCCCCTCATCGCCGAGGTGCTCCAGAGCATGCTGCCCACGATGGAGAGGCTGGGGGTGGCCAGCGAGAGAGAGGTGGAGGCCGCGACGCTCTCCCAGCGCATGCACGCGGAGGTGGGCGCGCGCGGGGGGGTGATCGTGCTTCCATCCCTGATGGGGGCCTGGGCCACCACCCCACCCTGA
- a CDS encoding protein kinase domain-containing protein, protein MTPMSQVRYQLLGPLIPGEGTRPSLALALEAGSPPLPVVVVWAPAEVAQDAMMLARLQKETERAVVFEHPHILRVHGLVTLEGKVARVTEYADGEPLRHVLDVSPRLPPPFAALIAADVAMGVHYAHVAGNDDGTPFVHADLRPETIMVSFEGVVKVSGYGALSVAPREGNGRRVRNRRLYSAPEQLMGGREASSIPTDVFLLGLLLHECLSGRKPFQDSIDPDKAILSRPLPPLPEEVPLPFNEVIRRATAKRAKERYPSALAFREALVAIVGELPTPTAFSEFLARQIPRDGETRRARRAMIDKGIAELTRPATPPAPAPAPVVEAAPPPAPEPVPRFEAASVLPTPLPTAAAIEVRLPPPLPEPIPVTGPLVPAAVMPPVAPPPSRRSRFMPSALISAVGAVLFVSAVGLIWSIRGRPELSVTDDTGAPVDIAAPVLIVEEPIDAGVPAPAPTKVGAAAPAATVPSTPVEILVNPDVAIAIDGRNMGHTPLQVPLSPGRHMLTFTDEAKGLRTARLIDVRATTEKVTFNIRLTMGSVLIHAPTGAQVTLDGRQLGKAPVVEQTMFEGEHSLRVTQDDAVWERDFVLTGEQRLVFTADIVGE, encoded by the coding sequence ATGACGCCCATGAGTCAGGTTCGCTATCAGTTGCTGGGTCCTCTCATCCCGGGTGAGGGCACCCGACCGTCCCTTGCCCTGGCCCTCGAGGCGGGCTCGCCACCCCTTCCAGTGGTGGTGGTGTGGGCCCCGGCCGAGGTGGCCCAGGACGCGATGATGCTGGCGCGGCTCCAGAAGGAGACGGAGCGCGCGGTCGTGTTCGAGCACCCCCACATCCTGCGGGTGCACGGCCTGGTGACGCTGGAGGGAAAGGTCGCACGGGTGACGGAGTACGCGGACGGCGAGCCCCTGCGTCATGTGTTGGACGTGAGCCCGCGCCTGCCGCCTCCGTTCGCCGCGCTCATCGCCGCGGACGTGGCCATGGGGGTGCACTACGCCCACGTCGCGGGCAATGACGATGGCACGCCCTTCGTCCACGCGGATCTGCGGCCGGAGACCATCATGGTCTCCTTCGAGGGCGTGGTGAAGGTGTCCGGCTATGGCGCGCTGAGCGTCGCGCCACGCGAGGGCAACGGCCGCCGCGTGCGCAACCGCCGCCTGTACAGCGCCCCCGAGCAGCTCATGGGCGGCCGCGAGGCCTCGTCCATTCCCACGGACGTCTTCCTCCTGGGCCTGCTGCTGCACGAGTGCCTGTCCGGGCGCAAACCCTTCCAGGACTCCATCGATCCGGACAAGGCCATCCTCTCGCGGCCGCTGCCGCCGCTGCCCGAGGAAGTGCCCCTGCCCTTCAACGAGGTCATCCGCCGCGCCACGGCCAAGCGCGCCAAGGAGCGCTACCCGAGCGCCCTCGCGTTCCGCGAGGCCCTGGTGGCCATCGTGGGCGAGCTGCCCACCCCCACCGCCTTCTCCGAGTTCCTCGCCCGGCAGATTCCCCGCGATGGAGAAACCCGGCGCGCGCGCAGGGCGATGATCGACAAGGGAATCGCGGAGCTGACGCGCCCCGCGACTCCGCCCGCTCCCGCCCCCGCGCCCGTCGTCGAGGCCGCGCCGCCGCCCGCTCCGGAGCCGGTGCCCCGCTTCGAGGCCGCGTCCGTGCTGCCCACGCCGCTTCCCACCGCCGCGGCGATCGAGGTCCGGCTCCCGCCGCCCCTCCCCGAGCCCATCCCGGTCACCGGGCCGCTCGTGCCCGCGGCCGTGATGCCACCCGTCGCGCCACCTCCCTCCAGGCGCTCGCGCTTCATGCCCTCCGCGCTCATTAGCGCCGTGGGCGCCGTGCTGTTCGTGAGCGCGGTGGGCCTCATCTGGAGCATCCGCGGCCGGCCCGAGCTCTCGGTCACCGATGACACGGGAGCGCCCGTGGACATCGCCGCGCCGGTGCTCATCGTGGAGGAGCCCATCGACGCGGGCGTGCCCGCGCCCGCGCCCACGAAGGTCGGCGCCGCGGCGCCGGCGGCCACCGTGCCCTCCACACCCGTGGAGATCCTCGTGAACCCCGATGTGGCCATCGCCATCGATGGCCGGAACATGGGCCACACGCCCCTGCAGGTGCCGCTGTCTCCGGGCCGCCACATGCTCACCTTCACGGACGAGGCGAAGGGCCTGCGCACGGCACGGCTCATCGACGTGCGCGCCACGACGGAGAAGGTGACGTTCAACATCCGCCTGACCATGGGCTCGGTGCTCATCCACGCGCCGACGGGCGCCCAGGTCACGCTGGACGGACGGCAACTGGGCAAGGCCCCGGTGGTGGAGCAGACCATGTTCGAGGGCGAGCACAGCCTGCGCGTCACCCAGGATGACGCCGTCTGGGAGCGGGACTTCGTGCTCACTGGCGAGCAGCGCCTGGTGTTCACCGCCGACATCGTCGGGGAGTGA